In Ovis canadensis isolate MfBH-ARS-UI-01 breed Bighorn chromosome 3, ARS-UI_OviCan_v2, whole genome shotgun sequence, one DNA window encodes the following:
- the RALGDS gene encoding ral guanine nucleotide dissociation stimulator isoform X10 produces MMVDCQSSTQEIGEELVNGVIYSISLRKIQVHHGASKGQRWLGCENESALNLYETCKVRTVKAGTLEKLVEHLVPAFQGSDLSYVTIFLCTYRAFTTTQQVLDLLFKRYGRCDALTASSRYGCILPYSSEDGGPQDQLRNAISSILGTWLDQYSEDFCQPPDFPCLRQLVAYVQLNMPGSDLERRAHLLLAQLEHADLGEAEPEALSPAPVPALKPAAEPEPTLGPDLEPALALAPEPAPALAPEPAPTPAPTPPPELEPALSQTLELDPAAAPEPPWPLPVAAENGLREEKPHLLAFPPDLVAEQFTLMDAELFKKVVPYHCLGSIWSQRDKKGKEHLAPTVRATVTQFNSVANCVITTCLGDRSVSARHRARVVEHWIEVARECRVLKNFSSLYAILSALQSNSIHRLKKTWEEVSRDSLRVFQKLSEIFSDENNYSLSRELLIKEGTSKFATLEMNPKRAQRRPKEAGVIQGTVPYLGTFLTDLVMLDTAMKDYLYGRLINFEKRRKEFEVIAQIKLLQSACNNYSIAPEEHFGAWFRAMERLSEAESYTLSCELEPPSESASNTLKVKKNTAIVKRWSDRQAPSAELSTSGSCHSKSCDQLRYGPYLSSGDIADALSVHSAGSSSSDVEEINMSFVPESPDGQEKKFWESASQSSPETSGISSASSSTSSSSASTTPVASTRTHKRSVSGVCSYGSSLPLYNQQVGDSCIIRVSLDVDNGNMYKSILVTSQDKAPAVIRKAMDKHNLDEDEPEDYELVQVISDDRKLKIPDNANVFYAMNSTANYDFVLKKRTFTKGTKVRHGASSTLPRMKQKGLKIAKGIF; encoded by the exons AGCTCCACGCAGGAGATTGGCGAGGAGCTGGTCAACGGGGTCATCTACTCCATTTCCCTGCGCAAGATCCAAGTGCACCACGGCGCCAGCAAGGGCCAGCGCTGGCTCGGG TGTGAAAATGAGTCGGCCCTGAACCTCTACGAGACCTGCAAGGTGCGCACCGTGAAGGCGGGCACGCTGGAGAAGCTGGTGGAGCACCTGGTGCCCGCCTTCCAGGGCAGCGACCTCTCCTACGTCACCATCTTCCTGTGCACCTACCGAGCCTTCACCACCACCCAGCAGGTCCTGGACCTGCTGTTCAAGAG GTACGGTAGATGTGACGCCCTCACGGCCTCCTCTAGATACGGGTGCATCCTTCCTTACTCCAGCGAGGACGGCGGACCCCAGGACCAACTCAGAAA TGCCATCTCCTCCATCCTGGGCACCTGGCTGGACCAGTATTCGGAGGACTTCTGTCAGCCCCCTGACTTCCCCTGCCTCAGGCAGCTGGTGGCCTACGTGCAGCTCAACATGCCCGGCTCTGACCTGGAGCGCCGGGCCCACCTCCTCCTGGCCCAGCTGGAGCACGCGGACCTCGGCGAGGCAGAGCCggagg CTCTGTCCCCAGCTCCAGTTCCAGCTCTGAAACCAGCTGCCGAGCCAGAGCCCACACTAGGCCCAGACCTCGAGCCCGCTCTGGCACTGGCCCCAGAGCCAGCCCCGGCACTGGCCCCAGAGCCAGCCCCGACACCAGCTCCAACGCCACCTCCAGAGCTCGAGCCGGCTCTCTCGCAAACTCTAGAGCTCGATCCGGCTGCAGCCCCAGAGCCCCCCTGGCCTTTGCCCGTGGCTGCAGAGAACGGGCTTAGGGAGGAGAAGCCCCACCTCCTGGCGTTCCCTCCTGACCTTGTGGCAGAGCAGTTCACGCTGATGGATGCG gagCTGTTCAAGAAGGTGGTCCCCTACCACTGCCTGGGCTCCATCTGGTCCCAGCGGGACAAGAAGGGGAAGGAGCACCTGGCCCCCACCGTCCGCGCCACCGTCACCCAGTTCAACAGCGTGGCCAACTGCGTCATCACCACCTGCCTCGGGGACCGGAGCGTGTCGGCCCGCCACAGGGCCAGGGTGGTGGAGCACTGGATCGAGGTGGCCAGG GAGTGCCGAGTCCTCAAGAACTTCTCCTCCCTCTACGCAATCCTCTCTGCCCTGCAGAGCAACTCCATCCACCGGCTGAAGAAGACGTGGGAAGAGGTCTCCAG GGACAGTCTCCGCGTCTTTCAGAAGCTGTCGGAGATTTTCTCTGACGAGAACAACTACTCCCTAAGCAGAGAACTGCTCATCAAG GAGGGGACATCCAAGTTTGCCACCCTGGAGATGAACCCCAAGCGAGCCCAGAGGCGCCCGAAAGAGGCG GGTGTCATCCAGGGCACCGTCCCCTACCTGGGCACATTCCTCACGGATCTAGTGATGCTGGACACGGCCATGAAGGACTATCTGTAT GGGAGACTGATCAACTTcgagaagaggaggaag GAATTCGAAGTGATCGCGCAGATCAAGCTGCTCCAGTCAGCCTGCAACAATTACAGCATCGCGCCCGAAGAGCACTTCGGGGCCTGGTTCCGAGCCATGGAGAGGCTCAGCGAGGCTGAGAG CTACACGTTGTCATGCGAGCTGGAGCCCCCCTCCGAGTCGGCCAGCAACACCCTCAAGGTCAAGAAGAACACGGCCATCGTCAAGCGCTGGAGCGA CCGCCAGGCCCCCAGCGCAGAGCTCAGTACCAGCGGCAGCTGTCACTCCAAGTCCTGTGACCAACTCAGGTACGGCCCCTACCTCAGCAGCGGAGACATTGCTGACGCACTCAGCGTCCACTCGGCCGGCTCCTCCAGCTCCGACGTGGAGGAGATCAACATGAGTTTCGTCCCAGAGTCCCCCGACggccaggagaagaag ttctgggagtcagcctcccagtCATCCCCGGAGACCTCTGGCATCAGCTCAGCCTCCAGCAGCACGTCCTCCTCCTCGGCCTCCACCACGCCCGTGGCCAGCACACGTACCCACAAGCGCTCCGTGTCCGGGGTCTGCAGCTACGGCTCCTCGCTGCCCCTCTACAACCAGCAGGTGGGCGACTCCTGCATCATCCGGGTGAGCCTGGACGTGGACAACGGCAACATGTACAAGAGCATCCTG GTGACCAGCCAAGACAAGGCTCCGGCTGTAATCCGCAAGGCTATGGACAAACACAACCTGGATGAGGACGAGCCCGAAGACTATGAGCTGGTGCAGGTTATTTCAGATGATCGAA AGCTGAAGATCCCTGACAATGCCAACGTGTTCTACGCCATGAACTCTACCGCCAACTATGACTTTGTCCTAAAGAAACGGACCTTCACCAAGGGGACAAAGGTCAGACATGGAGCCAGCTCGACCCTCCCCCGCATGAAGCAGAAGGGACTCAAGATTGCCAAGGGCATCTTCTGA
- the RALGDS gene encoding ral guanine nucleotide dissociation stimulator isoform X12 → MCLWAGSGAPVHPPLLSAPAILCAQPATHQGPRRSSTQEIGEELVNGVIYSISLRKIQVHHGASKGQRWLGCENESALNLYETCKVRTVKAGTLEKLVEHLVPAFQGSDLSYVTIFLCTYRAFTTTQQVLDLLFKRYGCILPYSSEDGGPQDQLRNAISSILGTWLDQYSEDFCQPPDFPCLRQLVAYVQLNMPGSDLERRAHLLLAQLEHADLGEAEPEALSPAPVPALKPAAEPEPTLGPDLEPALALAPEPAPALAPEPAPTPAPTPPPELEPALSQTLELDPAAAPEPPWPLPVAAENGLREEKPHLLAFPPDLVAEQFTLMDAELFKKVVPYHCLGSIWSQRDKKGKEHLAPTVRATVTQFNSVANCVITTCLGDRSVSARHRARVVEHWIEVARECRVLKNFSSLYAILSALQSNSIHRLKKTWEEVSRDSLRVFQKLSEIFSDENNYSLSRELLIKEGTSKFATLEMNPKRAQRRPKEAGVIQGTVPYLGTFLTDLVMLDTAMKDYLYGRLINFEKRRKEFEVIAQIKLLQSACNNYSIAPEEHFGAWFRAMERLSEAESYTLSCELEPPSESASNTLKVKKNTAIVKRWSEYGPYLSSGDIADALSVHSAGSSSSDVEEINMSFVPESPDGQEKKFWESASQSSPETSGISSASSSTSSSSASTTPVASTRTHKRSVSGVCSYGSSLPLYNQQVGDSCIIRVSLDVDNGNMYKSILVTSQDKAPAVIRKAMDKHNLDEDEPEDYELVQVISDDRKLKIPDNANVFYAMNSTANYDFVLKKRTFTKGTKVRHGASSTLPRMKQKGLKIAKGIF, encoded by the exons AGCTCCACGCAGGAGATTGGCGAGGAGCTGGTCAACGGGGTCATCTACTCCATTTCCCTGCGCAAGATCCAAGTGCACCACGGCGCCAGCAAGGGCCAGCGCTGGCTCGGG TGTGAAAATGAGTCGGCCCTGAACCTCTACGAGACCTGCAAGGTGCGCACCGTGAAGGCGGGCACGCTGGAGAAGCTGGTGGAGCACCTGGTGCCCGCCTTCCAGGGCAGCGACCTCTCCTACGTCACCATCTTCCTGTGCACCTACCGAGCCTTCACCACCACCCAGCAGGTCCTGGACCTGCTGTTCAAGAG ATACGGGTGCATCCTTCCTTACTCCAGCGAGGACGGCGGACCCCAGGACCAACTCAGAAA TGCCATCTCCTCCATCCTGGGCACCTGGCTGGACCAGTATTCGGAGGACTTCTGTCAGCCCCCTGACTTCCCCTGCCTCAGGCAGCTGGTGGCCTACGTGCAGCTCAACATGCCCGGCTCTGACCTGGAGCGCCGGGCCCACCTCCTCCTGGCCCAGCTGGAGCACGCGGACCTCGGCGAGGCAGAGCCggagg CTCTGTCCCCAGCTCCAGTTCCAGCTCTGAAACCAGCTGCCGAGCCAGAGCCCACACTAGGCCCAGACCTCGAGCCCGCTCTGGCACTGGCCCCAGAGCCAGCCCCGGCACTGGCCCCAGAGCCAGCCCCGACACCAGCTCCAACGCCACCTCCAGAGCTCGAGCCGGCTCTCTCGCAAACTCTAGAGCTCGATCCGGCTGCAGCCCCAGAGCCCCCCTGGCCTTTGCCCGTGGCTGCAGAGAACGGGCTTAGGGAGGAGAAGCCCCACCTCCTGGCGTTCCCTCCTGACCTTGTGGCAGAGCAGTTCACGCTGATGGATGCG gagCTGTTCAAGAAGGTGGTCCCCTACCACTGCCTGGGCTCCATCTGGTCCCAGCGGGACAAGAAGGGGAAGGAGCACCTGGCCCCCACCGTCCGCGCCACCGTCACCCAGTTCAACAGCGTGGCCAACTGCGTCATCACCACCTGCCTCGGGGACCGGAGCGTGTCGGCCCGCCACAGGGCCAGGGTGGTGGAGCACTGGATCGAGGTGGCCAGG GAGTGCCGAGTCCTCAAGAACTTCTCCTCCCTCTACGCAATCCTCTCTGCCCTGCAGAGCAACTCCATCCACCGGCTGAAGAAGACGTGGGAAGAGGTCTCCAG GGACAGTCTCCGCGTCTTTCAGAAGCTGTCGGAGATTTTCTCTGACGAGAACAACTACTCCCTAAGCAGAGAACTGCTCATCAAG GAGGGGACATCCAAGTTTGCCACCCTGGAGATGAACCCCAAGCGAGCCCAGAGGCGCCCGAAAGAGGCG GGTGTCATCCAGGGCACCGTCCCCTACCTGGGCACATTCCTCACGGATCTAGTGATGCTGGACACGGCCATGAAGGACTATCTGTAT GGGAGACTGATCAACTTcgagaagaggaggaag GAATTCGAAGTGATCGCGCAGATCAAGCTGCTCCAGTCAGCCTGCAACAATTACAGCATCGCGCCCGAAGAGCACTTCGGGGCCTGGTTCCGAGCCATGGAGAGGCTCAGCGAGGCTGAGAG CTACACGTTGTCATGCGAGCTGGAGCCCCCCTCCGAGTCGGCCAGCAACACCCTCAAGGTCAAGAAGAACACGGCCATCGTCAAGCGCTGGAGCGA GTACGGCCCCTACCTCAGCAGCGGAGACATTGCTGACGCACTCAGCGTCCACTCGGCCGGCTCCTCCAGCTCCGACGTGGAGGAGATCAACATGAGTTTCGTCCCAGAGTCCCCCGACggccaggagaagaag ttctgggagtcagcctcccagtCATCCCCGGAGACCTCTGGCATCAGCTCAGCCTCCAGCAGCACGTCCTCCTCCTCGGCCTCCACCACGCCCGTGGCCAGCACACGTACCCACAAGCGCTCCGTGTCCGGGGTCTGCAGCTACGGCTCCTCGCTGCCCCTCTACAACCAGCAGGTGGGCGACTCCTGCATCATCCGGGTGAGCCTGGACGTGGACAACGGCAACATGTACAAGAGCATCCTG GTGACCAGCCAAGACAAGGCTCCGGCTGTAATCCGCAAGGCTATGGACAAACACAACCTGGATGAGGACGAGCCCGAAGACTATGAGCTGGTGCAGGTTATTTCAGATGATCGAA AGCTGAAGATCCCTGACAATGCCAACGTGTTCTACGCCATGAACTCTACCGCCAACTATGACTTTGTCCTAAAGAAACGGACCTTCACCAAGGGGACAAAGGTCAGACATGGAGCCAGCTCGACCCTCCCCCGCATGAAGCAGAAGGGACTCAAGATTGCCAAGGGCATCTTCTGA
- the RALGDS gene encoding ral guanine nucleotide dissociation stimulator isoform X1 translates to MVQRMWAEAAGPAGGAESLFPGSRRSRSVWDAVRLEVGGPDSCPVVLHSFTQLDPDLPRLESSTQEIGEELVNGVIYSISLRKIQVHHGASKGQRWLGCENESALNLYETCKVRTVKAGTLEKLVEHLVPAFQGSDLSYVTIFLCTYRAFTTTQQVLDLLFKSRYGRCDALTASSRYGCILPYSSEDGGPQDQLRNAISSILGTWLDQYSEDFCQPPDFPCLRQLVAYVQLNMPGSDLERRAHLLLAQLEHADLGEAEPEALSPAPVPALKPAAEPEPTLGPDLEPALALAPEPAPALAPEPAPTPAPTPPPELEPALSQTLELDPAAAPEPPWPLPVAAENGLREEKPHLLAFPPDLVAEQFTLMDAELFKKVVPYHCLGSIWSQRDKKGKEHLAPTVRATVTQFNSVANCVITTCLGDRSVSARHRARVVEHWIEVARECRVLKNFSSLYAILSALQSNSIHRLKKTWEEVSRDSLRVFQKLSEIFSDENNYSLSRELLIKEGTSKFATLEMNPKRAQRRPKEAGVIQGTVPYLGTFLTDLVMLDTAMKDYLYGRLINFEKRRKEFEVIAQIKLLQSACNNYSIAPEEHFGAWFRAMERLSEAESYTLSCELEPPSESASNTLKVKKNTAIVKRWSDRQAPSAELSTSGSCHSKSCDQLRYGPYLSSGDIADALSVHSAGSSSSDVEEINMSFVPESPDGQEKKFWESASQSSPETSGISSASSSTSSSSASTTPVASTRTHKRSVSGVCSYGSSLPLYNQQVGDSCIIRVSLDVDNGNMYKSILVTSQDKAPAVIRKAMDKHNLDEDEPEDYELVQVISDDRKLKIPDNANVFYAMNSTANYDFVLKKRTFTKGTKVRHGASSTLPRMKQKGLKIAKGIF, encoded by the exons AGCTCCACGCAGGAGATTGGCGAGGAGCTGGTCAACGGGGTCATCTACTCCATTTCCCTGCGCAAGATCCAAGTGCACCACGGCGCCAGCAAGGGCCAGCGCTGGCTCGGG TGTGAAAATGAGTCGGCCCTGAACCTCTACGAGACCTGCAAGGTGCGCACCGTGAAGGCGGGCACGCTGGAGAAGCTGGTGGAGCACCTGGTGCCCGCCTTCCAGGGCAGCGACCTCTCCTACGTCACCATCTTCCTGTGCACCTACCGAGCCTTCACCACCACCCAGCAGGTCCTGGACCTGCTGTTCAAGAG CAGGTACGGTAGATGTGACGCCCTCACGGCCTCCTCTAGATACGGGTGCATCCTTCCTTACTCCAGCGAGGACGGCGGACCCCAGGACCAACTCAGAAA TGCCATCTCCTCCATCCTGGGCACCTGGCTGGACCAGTATTCGGAGGACTTCTGTCAGCCCCCTGACTTCCCCTGCCTCAGGCAGCTGGTGGCCTACGTGCAGCTCAACATGCCCGGCTCTGACCTGGAGCGCCGGGCCCACCTCCTCCTGGCCCAGCTGGAGCACGCGGACCTCGGCGAGGCAGAGCCggagg CTCTGTCCCCAGCTCCAGTTCCAGCTCTGAAACCAGCTGCCGAGCCAGAGCCCACACTAGGCCCAGACCTCGAGCCCGCTCTGGCACTGGCCCCAGAGCCAGCCCCGGCACTGGCCCCAGAGCCAGCCCCGACACCAGCTCCAACGCCACCTCCAGAGCTCGAGCCGGCTCTCTCGCAAACTCTAGAGCTCGATCCGGCTGCAGCCCCAGAGCCCCCCTGGCCTTTGCCCGTGGCTGCAGAGAACGGGCTTAGGGAGGAGAAGCCCCACCTCCTGGCGTTCCCTCCTGACCTTGTGGCAGAGCAGTTCACGCTGATGGATGCG gagCTGTTCAAGAAGGTGGTCCCCTACCACTGCCTGGGCTCCATCTGGTCCCAGCGGGACAAGAAGGGGAAGGAGCACCTGGCCCCCACCGTCCGCGCCACCGTCACCCAGTTCAACAGCGTGGCCAACTGCGTCATCACCACCTGCCTCGGGGACCGGAGCGTGTCGGCCCGCCACAGGGCCAGGGTGGTGGAGCACTGGATCGAGGTGGCCAGG GAGTGCCGAGTCCTCAAGAACTTCTCCTCCCTCTACGCAATCCTCTCTGCCCTGCAGAGCAACTCCATCCACCGGCTGAAGAAGACGTGGGAAGAGGTCTCCAG GGACAGTCTCCGCGTCTTTCAGAAGCTGTCGGAGATTTTCTCTGACGAGAACAACTACTCCCTAAGCAGAGAACTGCTCATCAAG GAGGGGACATCCAAGTTTGCCACCCTGGAGATGAACCCCAAGCGAGCCCAGAGGCGCCCGAAAGAGGCG GGTGTCATCCAGGGCACCGTCCCCTACCTGGGCACATTCCTCACGGATCTAGTGATGCTGGACACGGCCATGAAGGACTATCTGTAT GGGAGACTGATCAACTTcgagaagaggaggaag GAATTCGAAGTGATCGCGCAGATCAAGCTGCTCCAGTCAGCCTGCAACAATTACAGCATCGCGCCCGAAGAGCACTTCGGGGCCTGGTTCCGAGCCATGGAGAGGCTCAGCGAGGCTGAGAG CTACACGTTGTCATGCGAGCTGGAGCCCCCCTCCGAGTCGGCCAGCAACACCCTCAAGGTCAAGAAGAACACGGCCATCGTCAAGCGCTGGAGCGA CCGCCAGGCCCCCAGCGCAGAGCTCAGTACCAGCGGCAGCTGTCACTCCAAGTCCTGTGACCAACTCAGGTACGGCCCCTACCTCAGCAGCGGAGACATTGCTGACGCACTCAGCGTCCACTCGGCCGGCTCCTCCAGCTCCGACGTGGAGGAGATCAACATGAGTTTCGTCCCAGAGTCCCCCGACggccaggagaagaag ttctgggagtcagcctcccagtCATCCCCGGAGACCTCTGGCATCAGCTCAGCCTCCAGCAGCACGTCCTCCTCCTCGGCCTCCACCACGCCCGTGGCCAGCACACGTACCCACAAGCGCTCCGTGTCCGGGGTCTGCAGCTACGGCTCCTCGCTGCCCCTCTACAACCAGCAGGTGGGCGACTCCTGCATCATCCGGGTGAGCCTGGACGTGGACAACGGCAACATGTACAAGAGCATCCTG GTGACCAGCCAAGACAAGGCTCCGGCTGTAATCCGCAAGGCTATGGACAAACACAACCTGGATGAGGACGAGCCCGAAGACTATGAGCTGGTGCAGGTTATTTCAGATGATCGAA AGCTGAAGATCCCTGACAATGCCAACGTGTTCTACGCCATGAACTCTACCGCCAACTATGACTTTGTCCTAAAGAAACGGACCTTCACCAAGGGGACAAAGGTCAGACATGGAGCCAGCTCGACCCTCCCCCGCATGAAGCAGAAGGGACTCAAGATTGCCAAGGGCATCTTCTGA
- the RALGDS gene encoding ral guanine nucleotide dissociation stimulator isoform X4 — protein sequence MVQRMWAEAAGPAGGAESLFPGSRRSRSVWDAVRLEVGGPDSCPVVLHSFTQLDPDLPRLESSTQEIGEELVNGVIYSISLRKIQVHHGASKGQRWLGCENESALNLYETCKVRTVKAGTLEKLVEHLVPAFQGSDLSYVTIFLCTYRAFTTTQQVLDLLFKSRYGRCDALTASSRYGCILPYSSEDGGPQDQLRNAISSILGTWLDQYSEDFCQPPDFPCLRQLVAYVQLNMPGSDLERRAHLLLAQLEHADLGEAEPEALSPAPVPALKPAAEPEPTLGPDLEPALALAPEPAPALAPEPAPTPAPTPPPELEPALSQTLELDPAAAPEPPWPLPVAAENGLREEKPHLLAFPPDLVAEQFTLMDAELFKKVVPYHCLGSIWSQRDKKGKEHLAPTVRATVTQFNSVANCVITTCLGDRSVSARHRARVVEHWIEVARECRVLKNFSSLYAILSALQSNSIHRLKKTWEEVSRDSLRVFQKLSEIFSDENNYSLSRELLIKEGTSKFATLEMNPKRAQRRPKEAGVIQGTVPYLGTFLTDLVMLDTAMKDYLYGRLINFEKRRKEFEVIAQIKLLQSACNNYSIAPEEHFGAWFRAMERLSEAESYTLSCELEPPSESASNTLKVKKNTAIVKRWSEYGPYLSSGDIADALSVHSAGSSSSDVEEINMSFVPESPDGQEKKFWESASQSSPETSGISSASSSTSSSSASTTPVASTRTHKRSVSGVCSYGSSLPLYNQQVGDSCIIRVSLDVDNGNMYKSILVTSQDKAPAVIRKAMDKHNLDEDEPEDYELVQVISDDRKLKIPDNANVFYAMNSTANYDFVLKKRTFTKGTKVRHGASSTLPRMKQKGLKIAKGIF from the exons AGCTCCACGCAGGAGATTGGCGAGGAGCTGGTCAACGGGGTCATCTACTCCATTTCCCTGCGCAAGATCCAAGTGCACCACGGCGCCAGCAAGGGCCAGCGCTGGCTCGGG TGTGAAAATGAGTCGGCCCTGAACCTCTACGAGACCTGCAAGGTGCGCACCGTGAAGGCGGGCACGCTGGAGAAGCTGGTGGAGCACCTGGTGCCCGCCTTCCAGGGCAGCGACCTCTCCTACGTCACCATCTTCCTGTGCACCTACCGAGCCTTCACCACCACCCAGCAGGTCCTGGACCTGCTGTTCAAGAG CAGGTACGGTAGATGTGACGCCCTCACGGCCTCCTCTAGATACGGGTGCATCCTTCCTTACTCCAGCGAGGACGGCGGACCCCAGGACCAACTCAGAAA TGCCATCTCCTCCATCCTGGGCACCTGGCTGGACCAGTATTCGGAGGACTTCTGTCAGCCCCCTGACTTCCCCTGCCTCAGGCAGCTGGTGGCCTACGTGCAGCTCAACATGCCCGGCTCTGACCTGGAGCGCCGGGCCCACCTCCTCCTGGCCCAGCTGGAGCACGCGGACCTCGGCGAGGCAGAGCCggagg CTCTGTCCCCAGCTCCAGTTCCAGCTCTGAAACCAGCTGCCGAGCCAGAGCCCACACTAGGCCCAGACCTCGAGCCCGCTCTGGCACTGGCCCCAGAGCCAGCCCCGGCACTGGCCCCAGAGCCAGCCCCGACACCAGCTCCAACGCCACCTCCAGAGCTCGAGCCGGCTCTCTCGCAAACTCTAGAGCTCGATCCGGCTGCAGCCCCAGAGCCCCCCTGGCCTTTGCCCGTGGCTGCAGAGAACGGGCTTAGGGAGGAGAAGCCCCACCTCCTGGCGTTCCCTCCTGACCTTGTGGCAGAGCAGTTCACGCTGATGGATGCG gagCTGTTCAAGAAGGTGGTCCCCTACCACTGCCTGGGCTCCATCTGGTCCCAGCGGGACAAGAAGGGGAAGGAGCACCTGGCCCCCACCGTCCGCGCCACCGTCACCCAGTTCAACAGCGTGGCCAACTGCGTCATCACCACCTGCCTCGGGGACCGGAGCGTGTCGGCCCGCCACAGGGCCAGGGTGGTGGAGCACTGGATCGAGGTGGCCAGG GAGTGCCGAGTCCTCAAGAACTTCTCCTCCCTCTACGCAATCCTCTCTGCCCTGCAGAGCAACTCCATCCACCGGCTGAAGAAGACGTGGGAAGAGGTCTCCAG GGACAGTCTCCGCGTCTTTCAGAAGCTGTCGGAGATTTTCTCTGACGAGAACAACTACTCCCTAAGCAGAGAACTGCTCATCAAG GAGGGGACATCCAAGTTTGCCACCCTGGAGATGAACCCCAAGCGAGCCCAGAGGCGCCCGAAAGAGGCG GGTGTCATCCAGGGCACCGTCCCCTACCTGGGCACATTCCTCACGGATCTAGTGATGCTGGACACGGCCATGAAGGACTATCTGTAT GGGAGACTGATCAACTTcgagaagaggaggaag GAATTCGAAGTGATCGCGCAGATCAAGCTGCTCCAGTCAGCCTGCAACAATTACAGCATCGCGCCCGAAGAGCACTTCGGGGCCTGGTTCCGAGCCATGGAGAGGCTCAGCGAGGCTGAGAG CTACACGTTGTCATGCGAGCTGGAGCCCCCCTCCGAGTCGGCCAGCAACACCCTCAAGGTCAAGAAGAACACGGCCATCGTCAAGCGCTGGAGCGA GTACGGCCCCTACCTCAGCAGCGGAGACATTGCTGACGCACTCAGCGTCCACTCGGCCGGCTCCTCCAGCTCCGACGTGGAGGAGATCAACATGAGTTTCGTCCCAGAGTCCCCCGACggccaggagaagaag ttctgggagtcagcctcccagtCATCCCCGGAGACCTCTGGCATCAGCTCAGCCTCCAGCAGCACGTCCTCCTCCTCGGCCTCCACCACGCCCGTGGCCAGCACACGTACCCACAAGCGCTCCGTGTCCGGGGTCTGCAGCTACGGCTCCTCGCTGCCCCTCTACAACCAGCAGGTGGGCGACTCCTGCATCATCCGGGTGAGCCTGGACGTGGACAACGGCAACATGTACAAGAGCATCCTG GTGACCAGCCAAGACAAGGCTCCGGCTGTAATCCGCAAGGCTATGGACAAACACAACCTGGATGAGGACGAGCCCGAAGACTATGAGCTGGTGCAGGTTATTTCAGATGATCGAA AGCTGAAGATCCCTGACAATGCCAACGTGTTCTACGCCATGAACTCTACCGCCAACTATGACTTTGTCCTAAAGAAACGGACCTTCACCAAGGGGACAAAGGTCAGACATGGAGCCAGCTCGACCCTCCCCCGCATGAAGCAGAAGGGACTCAAGATTGCCAAGGGCATCTTCTGA